The window GTACGGCCAAGGAGCATCTCTTCTACGATCTCCCGGGCCACGAGGAGGTGCTGGCCAAGGCCTTCGCCATCTCGCGGCGACCCGACGTGCACGTCTGGCTGAACCGCTTCCCCCCGCCCTACGCGGAGGGCTTCGAGGAGCTGATTCAGGACCCCTACAAGCTGAACGACGAGGTCCGCGGCCGGCGCGAGGAGTTCGATCGTTACCTGAGCCTCGGACAGAAGCTCTCGTGCCGCGAGCCCGCGCGCTGCAAGCACTGTTACCTGGAGCCACTCTGCGACGAGCTCGAGCAGGTGCTCGCGGATCGCTCCGGCGCCAGCGTGGACGTGCTCCGACTGGTCGAGCCGGGACCCCGCTCGGGCACGCTTCCGCACGCCGCGGTCGCCTGGCTGGTGGCCGCGGACGCAGCCGGCGCGGCCAAGCTCGCGGCGCTCGTGCCCGAGGCCGAGCTGTGGCTCGAGCTCGAGTCGTACGCGGAGCTCGACGGGCCCGAGCTCGCGGGGCGTCCGGTGCGACGCTTGGTCGTCAGCGACCCGCGTGAGATCGAGCGCGTGCGTGCCTGGCCCAGCGCCGTCGAGGTCGTCGTGACGCTCTCGCGGCAGATGGCGCCGCTCTTGCCCTCGCTGGTCGAGCTCGGCGCCCGGCTGCTGGTTCAGGCTCCGAAGTACGAACGCGTCACCGACCAGCGGGAGCACGACGTGGATCTGCGCGCCACCTGTGCGACCTTGCCGCCGGAGGTCCGCACGCTGGACATCCCGGCGTGCTTGGGCGGACGCGCGCCGGAGGCGCCGGGCTCGGTGCTCGACGCGGCGATGCTGGGCCCGGACGCGCGCGTCGACATGGCACGCTTCACCGAGCGCTTCATCGCGGACCGCTTCATGACCAAGAGCAGGCGCTGCCGCGGCTGCGTACACGACGCGAGCTGCAAGGGCGTGCACTTGAACTTCGTCAGGGCCCACGGCTACCGAGCCCTCGAGCCGGTTACCTGAGGCCGCGCGTCACTTCGGCGCGCGGCGCACGATGCTGCCGGCGAAGACGTCGTACCAGTAGACGAACTGGTCATCGGCGCCGATCACGTTGACCTTCGCGGTGTTCTTCGCCTTGCGCACCGGCGCGCCGCCCGCCCGAGGCACGCACCAGACGCCGCGATCGGCCGTCACGGTCTCGTCGTCGTAGTAGAGATTCTGGGCGTTCAGCCCCATGCTGCTGGGCTTGACGTTGGTGACCAGCTCCGCGCTCCCGGGGTCCAGCCGGGTGATGGCGCCGGATCCCGAAAGCGGGTCGCGCGCCCAGAACACCGTGTCCCCGTCCACCCGGACGAAGTCGGCGGCGGTCGCGCCGGCGGCGGCGACGGTCTCCCAAGAATCGGTCGTCGTGCCCGTCGCCTTGCGGCGCATCAACTTCGCGCCGTCCACGTAGTAGACGCGATCGGCGGCGTCCATTCCCGCGGGAGCCGTCGCCGCGCCGGCCACCAGAGGGATGGTGCCGCCGCTCGTGCCATCCTGGAGC is drawn from Polyangiaceae bacterium and contains these coding sequences:
- a CDS encoding radical SAM protein, whose product is MEHDATFSDGGKVAAHEEAAHEQRNWVRLTYDCNNHCTFCLDTLAHNGTVRSALDVKVQIVEGRKKGATRLILSGGEPTIHPQFLDFVKLGQRAGYRRIQTVTNGRMFAYPEFLNRAADNGLHEITFSVHGHTPKLHDALVGTPGAFEQEVAGLRAALASGRFIVNVDVVINKMNVKHLPEMLETFISWGVREFDLLQVIPFGNAWGTAKEHLFYDLPGHEEVLAKAFAISRRPDVHVWLNRFPPPYAEGFEELIQDPYKLNDEVRGRREEFDRYLSLGQKLSCREPARCKHCYLEPLCDELEQVLADRSGASVDVLRLVEPGPRSGTLPHAAVAWLVAADAAGAAKLAALVPEAELWLELESYAELDGPELAGRPVRRLVVSDPREIERVRAWPSAVEVVVTLSRQMAPLLPSLVELGARLLVQAPKYERVTDQREHDVDLRATCATLPPEVRTLDIPACLGGRAPEAPGSVLDAAMLGPDARVDMARFTERFIADRFMTKSRRCRGCVHDASCKGVHLNFVRAHGYRALEPVT